The Candidatus Equadaptatus faecalis genome contains the following window.
CTTGCCTCGCTGCTGAACAGAATTCTGGAAGAAACGGGCAGGAAATTCCCCGTTTATCTTGAGATAAACATGTCGCACGATGAAAACAAAAGCGGTGCGGAAGCGGAAAACGCGCCGGAAATGCTTGAAAAAATCATGGAAAACTGTCCCCGTCTTTCGGTGGAAGGGCTTATGACCATGGCGCCGCTGAACGGTGACGAAAGGGCGGTGCGCCGCGCTTTTTCGGGGCTCCGCACGCTTGCAGAAGAGCTCAGGATACGAAGCGGACTTCAGCTTCCCGTGCTTTCAATGGGAATGAGCGGAGATTTTGAATACGCCATTGAAGAGGGAAGCACGCTGGTGCGCGTCGGAACCGCTATTTTCGGCGAGAGGGAGTATTAATTTACTCACTTTCGCTTCGCGATACTTAGAAAAGATTAACTTTCGCTTCGTGGCACTTGAGAACAGTCACTTTTGTTTCGCAACACTTATAAACTGGAGGGATTTTGAATGGATAATCTGCTTACTTCTCAGGACGTTTTGCACGCAGGGTTCAAAAAAGCAATACGCGGTTACGACACAAACGAGGTTGACCGTTTCCTTGACGACGTTGTTGACGCGCTGCGGCAGTATGCCGAAAAAATCAGCCGGCTTGAGCGCGAATGCGAAAAGAGCAGGGAAAAGCTTGCCGAGTTTGAGCACGTGCGTTCGGTTATGCACGACACTCTCCTGATGGCGCAGAAAAGCGCGGAAGAAAAAACCGCTGCTGCCCGCGTGGAAGCTGAAAAGATAATCGCGGAAGCAGAAAAGCGCGCCGAAGAAATACGCAGCGGCGCATACAGCGAGAAAAAGGAGCTCTGCGAGGAGCTTGAAAGAATAAAAGAAGTCAGAAAACTTTACATGTCGGAGGCAAGAGGCTTTGTGGCGCGTTTTGACGAGTTGC
Protein-coding sequences here:
- a CDS encoding YggS family pyridoxal phosphate-dependent enzyme, whose product is MVNIKENTDAVRAKIEEAAKKAGRCASEIKLMGVSKFHPFEAMREAAQYVDLLGENRVQEAVSKRLLWKESPFDAPWHLIGQLQKNKARRALETFDLIESVDSFELASLLNRILEETGRKFPVYLEINMSHDENKSGAEAENAPEMLEKIMENCPRLSVEGLMTMAPLNGDERAVRRAFSGLRTLAEELRIRSGLQLPVLSMGMSGDFEYAIEEGSTLVRVGTAIFGEREY